The sequence AAGACAGCGTCGTCCTGACCGACATCCTCCACCGGACCTTCGAGAAGGACCCGCGCATCGAGTTGGTCGCGCTGACGATTCACGAGGGCATCGAGGGCTACCGCGACGAGAGCGTGGACGCCTGCGAGGAGTTGACCGACGAGTTGGGCATCCGCCACGAACTGGTGACCTACGAGGACGAGTTCGACGTGCGGATGGACGACGTGGTGGAGAAAGACCCCGAGGGGATGGCCGCCTGCGCGTACTGCGGCGTGTTCCGCCGGGACCTGCTGTCGAAGTACGCCGAGAAGTTCGAGGCCGACAAACTCCTGACCGGCCACAATCTGGACGACGAGGCCGAGACCGCGCTGATGAACTTCTTGGAGGGCGACGTGTCCCAAATCGCCAAGCACTTCGACGCGAGTCTGGGTAACTTCGAAGAACGCGGCGAACAGGACGACTTCGTACCCCGCGCCAAACCGCTCCGGGACGTGCCCGAGAAGGAGGTCGCGCTCTACGCGCACGTCGAGGACCTCCCGGCTCACATCACGGAGTGTCCCCACGCCGACGAGGCCTACCGCGGCGAGATTCAGGAACTCCTCTATCAACTCGAAGAGAATCATCCGGGCACGCGCCACTCCATCATGTCCGGCTACGAGGAGTTGGCGGCACTCGCGGCCGACGAGTTCGGCGCGCGCGAGGGCGGTTCGACCGACCTCGGCGAGTGCGAGCAGTGCGGTGCCTCGACGACGCGAGATATCTGTCGGAAGTGTTCCCTGCTGGAATCTATCCACGCGGTTTGATTCCCGGCCTCCGACGCCGAAGACCGCGCAGTCGAGACACGAAATAGAACGTCGAAAAACGCGATTCAGTCCCGATTCGGCGGGCGAAACGCCGCTATCGGATTACGTCGAGACCGTTGCTCTTCTCTACCGGGTCCTGTCCGCCGTCGCTCTGGGCACCCCACGAATCCGACGACTGGCCGGTCGCTTCGTGAGACGAGCCGCCGGAGTCGCCGAGGCCGTCGAGACCCTCGACGTTCTGGCTGGCGTCGAACGACTGGGCGTCCACGTCCCGCATCTCTTGGCGGGACTTGTCGGCCTGCTTCTGGGTCGAGGGACCGAGGACCTGCGCGCTCTGGACGCCGGTCATGATGGCCATGACTCGGACCTTGCCCTTGTAGTTGTCCTGAATCCGCGCGCCCCAGATGACGTTCGCGCTGGCTTCGAGGCGTTCGGTGATGTTGCTCGCGATGGACTCGGCCTCCTTGAGCGTGAGGTCCGGGCCGCCCGTGATGTGGACCAGTCCGCCCGACGCGCCCCTGTAGTCCACGTCGAGTAGCGGGTGGTTCATCGCGTCGCGAACGACCTCCTCGGTCTTGTTCTTGTCTTGGGTCTCGCCGACGAGCATCACCGCGACGCCGCCCTGATTCATGATGGATGTCATGTCGGCGTAGTCGAGGTTGATGAGCGACGGCTGGGTGATGGTCTCGCTGATGCCCTTGACCGTCTCGGCGATGATCTGGTCCATCACCGAGAACGCCTTGCCGATGGGCAGGTTCGGGACGTAGTCGAGCAGTCGGTTGTTGTCCAACACGATGATGGAGTCCGCTTCGTTGCGGAGCTTTTCGAGGCCCTCCTCGGCTTTCACCGTGCGGGCGCGCTCGACGTTGAACGGCGTCGAGACCATCCCGACGACGATTGCGCCTTGCTCTTTGGCGATTTTCGAGACGACGGGTGCCGCGCCGGTCCCGGTCCCGCCGCCCATGCCTGCGGTGACGAACACGAGGTCGGCGTCGCCCAGCACCTCCTTGATGGTTCCCTGCGCCATCTCGGTGGCGCGCTCGCCCATCGAGGGGTCGCCGCCAGCGCCGAGACCGTTGGTCAGGCTCTTGCCGACCAGAATCTTCGTGTCGGCCTCGATCATCTTGAGGTGCTGTTTGTCGGTGTTGATGGCCACGGTGTCCGCGCCCTCGACGCCGATGTTGTACAGGCGGTTGACCGTGTTGTTCCCGGCACCGCCACAGCCGACGATGACGATTCGGGGGTCGCCGAACTCGTCGCCCTCGACCGAGGCGTCCATCTCGCGGCTCTCCTCTTCGGCGTTCTCCAACGCGTCCTGAACGATGTCCTGCATTGTCTACACCTTAGCCCACGAGCGTTTGTTGGTCGTCTGCTCGGTCTGGCCGTCTTCGTGTTCGTTCAACATGTCTCGAACCGCGGCCCGAATCGCCTCGCTCCGGTTCGGGAACTCCCCGGTCTCGACCATCTGTTCGACCTCCTCGATCTGCTGTTTCGGAATGCGAAGTGTCACACGCTCCATATTTTGTGATCCCCTGTTGTAGAGTAAGACGGCGCGCAGTTTCTTGCACGTCTTGTCTTACACCGTGTAACCGGTTAACGCGGGCGAGACGCCCGCTTTGCGGTAGAGTGTAAGACGACCGTCTTACGCGGCCATACCCACAAAGTCAAAAGTTAAATAGTTAACGGCCAGTGTAAAACGGCGTCTTACGACCGGTCGAGTACGTCGGCCGCGGGCGTTCGGCGGCCACAGCCGGGGCAAAAGCCCCAGTCCGACCGCACTTCGTCGCCACATTCGCAGAAGACGCGTCGGGACGCCTTCTCGCCGCAGTTGGGACAGTACACGTGGTCGTCCGACAGGTCCTCGCCGCACTGCCCGCAGGCGTTTTCGCGGTCGTCCGCTGGCAGGTCGGCGCGTCCGTCTGACGGTCGAGCGGCGTCGGCCGCGGTCTCATCGGACGTGGGACGAGACTCCTCTCCGTCGGACACGCCGTCGGACGGACCCGCGGACCGTTTCACGTTCGCCCGTCCGGCGTCCGCGTCTGTCCGCGCGGGCGCGTCGCCTTCGAGCGTCACGTTGACGTTCACGTCCTGTGCGCGCTCGGTGGCACGGTTGCGGGCCTCCCACGCGGCGAGTCGCTCGGCGACGAGTTCGTCCACGCGCTCGGCGAGGAGGGCGTCGAGACTGTCGTCGCGGCGGGCGTCGGGTCGGCCGGTGTCGGGCCGAGGTGCGCGCTCCTCGTGAGAGTCGCGCCGGTCGCTCGCGTCGAGGTACTCCCGAAGCGCCTCGCGCATGATCTCGCTCTTGGAGGCGTCGCGGGCCTCGATGCGCTCGACCAACTCCTCGTCCGCGCGGAAGGTTATCTTGCTCATCTGCCGGTTCGGCTCTGACTATCACAGCCATCGTATTTTAATGTTCGGCCACCCGTCTGACATAGAGAAGACAGGTATCGTGGCTGTCTCGTATTACGGCTTATTCGTCGTATTGGGTCCCGAAACGGCGTTTCGTCGGACGGGGTTCGCTCGGCCGACGGCCGCCGCTCGACCAGCGACCCCTGCGGCGTGTCGGACACGTCAACGACACCCTCGCGTTCGAGGAGATACGCGACGACGAACGCGGCGGCTTGGTCAGACCGCGCGCGCTCCTCGCCGCGGTCGGCTTTTCACTCGTCGTAGAGGTCTCGACTGCTTCGCGGTCGGCCCGGAGGTGTCGGTCGTCGACTTCGCGACGTACTCCTCGGGTTCGGTCGCGGTCGGCGTGGCTCTCAGAGAGGACTCCTCGTTCGCCGGTCGGTGTCACGGCCTCGCCGAATAATAACCCTTAAGTCCGGCAGGGCTCCTACGTGAAACTGCGTGCCCGCCCTTAGCTCAGACTGGTAGAGCAGTCGACTGTAGATCGACTTGCCCCCCGTTCAAATCGGGGAGGGCGGACTACTTCTTTCGACGCAACACGAGGGAGCGGAGCGACCGAACTGCGTCGAAAGAATAGCAATCCCCGAGCCGATTTGAGCAGACGAGTCGCAGGCCCGGAACGGGGCGGAGCCCCGCACGCCCGGAACGCCTCGGCGAGTTCAAATCGGGGAGGGCGGACTTCTTCCTCGGTCGTTTCGTAGCTGATAGTTCTTTCTTTGTTCATGGCCTTCTTAGCGGCCAGCGCGCCGTTTTCCGGGTTCGCCGAACACCCC is a genomic window of Halorussus salinus containing:
- the ncsA gene encoding tRNA 2-thiolation protein NcsA; protein product: MDCDKCGRESVMHAAYSGLHLCEEHFVASVDKRVRRRIREDDLVPSDATPENPQTWVIGLSGGKDSVVLTDILHRTFEKDPRIELVALTIHEGIEGYRDESVDACEELTDELGIRHELVTYEDEFDVRMDDVVEKDPEGMAACAYCGVFRRDLLSKYAEKFEADKLLTGHNLDDEAETALMNFLEGDVSQIAKHFDASLGNFEERGEQDDFVPRAKPLRDVPEKEVALYAHVEDLPAHITECPHADEAYRGEIQELLYQLEENHPGTRHSIMSGYEELAALAADEFGAREGGSTDLGECEQCGASTTRDICRKCSLLESIHAV
- the ftsZ gene encoding cell division protein FtsZ; this translates as MQDIVQDALENAEEESREMDASVEGDEFGDPRIVIVGCGGAGNNTVNRLYNIGVEGADTVAINTDKQHLKMIEADTKILVGKSLTNGLGAGGDPSMGERATEMAQGTIKEVLGDADLVFVTAGMGGGTGTGAAPVVSKIAKEQGAIVVGMVSTPFNVERARTVKAEEGLEKLRNEADSIIVLDNNRLLDYVPNLPIGKAFSVMDQIIAETVKGISETITQPSLINLDYADMTSIMNQGGVAVMLVGETQDKNKTEEVVRDAMNHPLLDVDYRGASGGLVHITGGPDLTLKEAESIASNITERLEASANVIWGARIQDNYKGKVRVMAIMTGVQSAQVLGPSTQKQADKSRQEMRDVDAQSFDASQNVEGLDGLGDSGGSSHEATGQSSDSWGAQSDGGQDPVEKSNGLDVIR
- a CDS encoding ribbon-helix-helix domain-containing protein; the protein is MERVTLRIPKQQIEEVEQMVETGEFPNRSEAIRAAVRDMLNEHEDGQTEQTTNKRSWAKV
- a CDS encoding double zinc ribbon domain-containing protein; protein product: MSKITFRADEELVERIEARDASKSEIMREALREYLDASDRRDSHEERAPRPDTGRPDARRDDSLDALLAERVDELVAERLAAWEARNRATERAQDVNVNVTLEGDAPARTDADAGRANVKRSAGPSDGVSDGEESRPTSDETAADAARPSDGRADLPADDRENACGQCGEDLSDDHVYCPNCGEKASRRVFCECGDEVRSDWGFCPGCGRRTPAADVLDRS